AGCCGGGCAGGGAGTTCTGCATGTGAACGTCTATAAATAATCCTCACTTCTTCTGCCCCCCTGCGGAGTGCTGTTCTCGCAGAGTCCATCGCCACATTCCCACCCCCAACAACTGCCACACGGTAATGTCTCTTCACCGGGGTGGAGGACATGGGGAAACGGTATCCCTGCATGAGATTCATCCTTGTAAGATACTCATTTGCCGAATAGACACCATTTAAATTTTCACCAGGAATATTCATGAACCAGGGAAGTCCGGCACCTGTCCCGATGAATATGGCATCATATTCTTTTAATAGTTCGTCGATTGAGCGTGTTTTTCCAACAACATAATCAGTGATTACCTTAACCCCTAACTTCTTTAAATATTCAACTTCCCTTGCAACAATTGCCTTTGGAAGCCGGAATTCCGGAATACCATAGGTCAAAACACCACCAGCTTTATGGAGTGCCTCAAAGATTGTAACATCATAACCAAGCAGAATTAAATCACCGGCAACTGTGAGACCCGCTGGCCCTGAGCCAACCACTGCCACCTTTTTGCCGGTAGAGCTTGCCCCTGGAGGTATTTCAATATGGCCTTGAGAGGCTTCCCAATCGGCAAGAAATCTTTCTAACCTCCCTATCGCGACTTCAGCACCTTTGTTTTTTAAGATACACTGAGCCTCGCACTGTGATTCCTGGGGACAGACCCTTCCACTTACTGCAGGAAGACAGTTCTTTTCTTTGATCCTTTTAATGCCACCGGCAAAATCCCCTTTGTTCACAAAGGAGATAAAACCGGGTATATCAATTTCAACAGGACAGCCGGTTATGCACCTCGGTTTCTTACACTGGAGGCAGCGGCTTGCTTCTTTTACTGCAAGCCCTCTTTATGGACTACTGGTTTAGGTTCACTATGTCTGAAAAATAAGACCTCCTCCTCAAGATACGCTTTTCTACGAGACAGAAATTCCTTCCAATCCACCTCGTGACCATTAAACTCAGGACCATCAACACAGGCAAACTTCATCTGGCCACCGACTGTTACACGGCATACACCACACATTCCGGTTCCATCAATCATTATCGGGTTCAAGTTCACAACCGTTGGAATCCCGAGGTCTTTTGTCACCTCCGATGTGTGCGCCATAAGGTATGTACATCCATTTACTATAATTCTGTCTGGAGGTTTAGGCAGGCCGTTGATAATATCTGTCAGACGGTTGATATGACCCTTCATGCCTAAACTCCCGTCGCGGGTTATATTAAAAATCTTATCTGCCAAATG
The Pseudomonadota bacterium DNA segment above includes these coding regions:
- a CDS encoding sulfide/dihydroorotate dehydrogenase-like FAD/NAD-binding protein; translated protein: LASLKDGDTIPTCVGPLGNATEIGQFGTVMCIGGCYGIGSMYPVVKELKKAGNKVLMVFEARSSYLIYWANKFVHLADKIFNITRDGSLGMKGHINRLTDIINGLPKPPDRIIVNGCTYLMAHTSEVTKDLGIPTVVNLNPIMIDGTGMCGVCRVTVGGQMKFACVDGPEFNGHEVDWKEFLSRRKAYLEEEVLFFRHSEPKPVVHKEGLQ